A window of Oxobacter pfennigii contains these coding sequences:
- a CDS encoding nitrogenase component 1, protein MNYLNAKSAPAREDRLKANIAFGGTVDEMIKCSKGGCFSETGCLNLAGRRFSQTQGCQFTLSLAILNTLRNAVIIMHSPIGCGACSISNVGVNKSFKQLRDPKADGVVWLNTNLDEADVIGGGERKLREAVLYADKEFRPDTIIVANGCVPALIGDDIDSILADLQTQTASIIVPIHCEGFKTKVMATAYDAVYHGILKNYIRKPERREYIAEPDFEKLKEQYRISRNVNILNVSSMSRADELELQRLLNAIGLNVNFIPCYAKPEDFEYSLETSLNVSICGTHDDYFVEHLKEKYDIPFLIDTIPIGRKNTDRWILKIAEYFGLEKEAHLLIKDENELLDKSLEPYRKILSRKKVFLAGGEVRIVATAEIIQDLGMEVVGFKAHHFDKFIEPIFEALEDVEDVVIDVATNQPFEQSNLINLLKPDVFITHTGGNNISAKYGLPILPLFGPGYNYLGYSGTFEVARRLNRIVRNSQFNKKLAENTLLPYKKEWYEKDPFTYIKSQDAV, encoded by the coding sequence ATGAATTATTTAAACGCAAAATCAGCACCGGCCCGTGAAGACAGATTGAAGGCCAACATTGCCTTTGGCGGAACAGTTGATGAAATGATTAAATGTTCAAAAGGCGGTTGCTTCTCAGAAACCGGATGCTTGAACCTTGCAGGAAGGCGCTTTTCCCAAACTCAGGGATGTCAGTTTACATTGAGTTTGGCAATTTTGAACACATTACGCAACGCCGTTATTATAATGCACTCGCCTATAGGCTGCGGAGCCTGCAGCATAAGCAATGTGGGAGTTAACAAATCCTTCAAGCAATTAAGGGATCCCAAGGCAGACGGAGTTGTATGGCTTAACACTAATCTGGATGAAGCCGATGTAATAGGTGGAGGAGAAAGAAAGCTAAGAGAAGCGGTTCTTTATGCAGACAAAGAATTCCGGCCGGATACAATCATCGTAGCTAATGGCTGCGTACCTGCATTAATAGGTGATGATATAGACAGCATACTGGCAGACCTTCAAACTCAGACTGCATCAATTATTGTACCCATACATTGCGAAGGTTTTAAGACAAAGGTAATGGCAACAGCTTATGACGCAGTATATCATGGAATTCTTAAAAATTATATAAGAAAGCCCGAAAGGCGTGAATATATTGCCGAACCTGACTTTGAAAAGCTAAAGGAGCAGTACAGGATAAGCCGCAATGTAAATATTTTGAATGTTTCATCCATGAGCAGAGCAGATGAACTGGAGCTTCAAAGACTGTTAAATGCCATAGGATTAAATGTTAACTTTATTCCTTGCTATGCAAAACCCGAAGATTTTGAGTATTCACTGGAAACTTCGTTAAATGTAAGTATTTGCGGTACCCATGATGACTATTTCGTTGAACATTTAAAGGAAAAATACGATATACCTTTCCTTATAGATACTATTCCCATAGGCAGAAAAAATACAGACCGCTGGATTTTAAAAATCGCAGAATATTTTGGTCTTGAAAAAGAAGCACATCTATTGATAAAAGATGAAAATGAGCTTCTTGATAAAAGTCTTGAACCTTATCGCAAGATACTTTCCCGGAAAAAAGTATTCCTAGCCGGAGGAGAGGTTCGTATTGTGGCAACAGCCGAAATAATACAGGATCTTGGAATGGAGGTTGTAGGCTTTAAAGCCCATCACTTTGATAAATTTATAGAACCCATATTCGAAGCATTAGAAGATGTAGAAGATGTGGTTATAGATGTGGCAACAAACCAGCCCTTTGAACAATCAAATTTAATCAATCTTTTGAAACCCGATGTTTTTATCACCCATACCGGCGGAAACAATATTTCAGCTAAATACGGCCTTCCAATTTTGCCCCTTTTCGGACCAGGGTACAATTACCTGGGTTATTCGGGAACATTCGAAGTGGCAAGAAGGCTGAACAGGATAGTGAGGAACAGCCAGTTCAATAAAAAGCTTGCAGAGAACACCTTGCTTCCATATAAAAAGGAATGGTATGAAAAGGATCCATTCACTTATATCAAAAGCCAGGACGCAGTATAA
- a CDS encoding nitrogenase component 1 produces MSKFVDRPRYACALGGALATLRAIPRAIPVIHASAGCGHNLHNAINPGAGYLGGGYCGGLSLSSTNVVERDIVFGGEDRLREQIATTLEIMDGDIYLILTGCMVEMIGDDLDSVASEFLDSEKLVIAVHTPSFRGNSFTGYELVLSALVKKYVFKTSVKVPKSVNVLGIVPAQDVFWEGNLREIKRLLSKLGLKVNTFFGEGETLDDIKNSGQASLNIVVSDVYGESVAREFEEVHNVPYITTEFPIGAIATEAFLNNVSKALDLDESLTQSVIKEEKSVYYNYLERIADIYNDIDLQRYAVVVSDGNYAPAVTRFLSDELGWIPELVVITDFLDDNQKQKLLKRFENLESGISPVVKFDTDASSVKKYIAQIWPQNRNDRYYDAFNPAVVVGSVFERDLSAEFGFPLLTLSYPVTNRVVLNRTYAGFNGALSITEDLLSIIVAGR; encoded by the coding sequence TTGAGCAAATTTGTTGACAGACCGCGGTATGCCTGTGCATTAGGCGGTGCTCTTGCTACTTTAAGGGCAATACCCAGGGCTATACCTGTTATTCACGCTTCGGCAGGCTGCGGCCACAATCTGCATAATGCCATTAATCCCGGTGCCGGGTATTTAGGCGGAGGATATTGTGGAGGGCTTTCTTTATCAAGCACCAATGTGGTGGAGAGAGACATTGTTTTCGGCGGGGAAGATAGGCTGCGTGAACAAATAGCCACCACCCTTGAAATCATGGACGGAGATATATATCTCATACTTACTGGCTGTATGGTTGAGATGATAGGTGATGATTTAGATTCTGTTGCCTCTGAATTTTTAGATTCGGAAAAATTAGTAATTGCAGTTCATACTCCAAGTTTCCGAGGGAATTCCTTTACAGGATATGAACTTGTATTAAGTGCATTGGTTAAAAAATATGTTTTTAAAACCAGTGTAAAAGTACCTAAGTCGGTAAATGTATTGGGTATTGTTCCGGCACAGGATGTATTCTGGGAGGGAAATTTAAGAGAAATTAAAAGACTCCTTTCAAAATTAGGTCTTAAAGTAAACACTTTTTTCGGAGAGGGTGAAACCCTTGACGATATTAAAAATTCCGGTCAAGCCAGCTTGAATATAGTGGTATCTGATGTATATGGGGAAAGTGTGGCAAGAGAATTTGAAGAAGTACACAATGTTCCTTATATTACAACAGAATTTCCTATTGGAGCAATTGCAACGGAGGCTTTCTTAAACAATGTATCTAAAGCCTTGGACTTGGATGAATCCTTAACACAGTCTGTGATAAAGGAAGAAAAATCAGTTTATTATAATTACCTTGAAAGAATTGCAGACATTTATAATGACATAGATCTGCAGCGGTATGCCGTTGTAGTCAGTGATGGGAATTATGCTCCGGCAGTTACCCGTTTTTTATCAGATGAATTGGGGTGGATTCCCGAGCTTGTTGTTATAACAGATTTTCTGGATGACAATCAAAAGCAAAAGCTTTTAAAGCGTTTTGAAAATCTGGAGTCTGGGATTTCACCCGTTGTAAAATTTGATACTGATGCATCATCGGTTAAAAAATATATAGCGCAAATTTGGCCTCAAAACAGAAATGACCGCTATTACGATGCTTTTAATCCTGCAGTGGTAGTGGGAAGCGTATTTGAGAGAGATTTATCGGCAGAGTTTGGATTTCCTCTTTTGACATTATCTTATCCCGTTACAAACAGGGTTGTATTAAACCGGACTTATGCAGGATTTAACGGGGCATTGAGTATAACTGAAGATTTATTAAGTATTATTGTTGCAGGTAGATAG
- a CDS encoding radical SAM protein, translating into MACFDIEIDKRFENISNRHPCFSGGANMTSGRVHLPVSPVCNIQCKFCKRSFNKFEQRPGVTRELLSPEKAIGIVDKSLKLCPEITVAGIAGPGDTLATPHAIKTFNLIHERHPELINCLSTNGLLLERYAEDIWNAGVKTVTVTVNAVDPYVLEKICSYVLIDGKVYEGIEAMNMLINAQKAGIRKMAELGAMIKINIVLIPGINHFHIKEIAKTVQGLGASIVNIIPLIPQYEMDCVSSPDCGELNKARIDAEEYLPVFRHCQHCRADACGIPGKGDLSGLLYEYGGLEQTFSHG; encoded by the coding sequence ATGGCATGCTTTGATATTGAAATTGATAAACGCTTCGAAAATATATCCAACCGCCATCCCTGCTTCAGCGGCGGGGCCAATATGACAAGCGGCAGGGTGCATCTTCCCGTGAGCCCTGTTTGTAATATACAATGCAAATTTTGCAAGAGGAGCTTTAATAAATTTGAACAGCGCCCCGGGGTTACGAGAGAATTGCTTTCACCTGAAAAAGCAATTGGGATAGTGGATAAATCATTAAAGCTTTGCCCCGAAATTACCGTTGCAGGTATAGCAGGTCCTGGTGATACTCTGGCAACGCCGCATGCCATAAAGACTTTCAATCTTATTCATGAACGCCATCCGGAGCTTATAAATTGTTTAAGCACCAATGGTCTTTTGCTAGAAAGATATGCAGAGGATATATGGAATGCGGGAGTCAAAACCGTTACGGTTACAGTTAATGCTGTGGACCCTTATGTTTTGGAGAAAATTTGCTCTTATGTATTAATTGATGGAAAAGTTTATGAGGGGATAGAAGCTATGAATATGCTGATCAATGCACAAAAAGCAGGTATAAGAAAAATGGCTGAATTGGGAGCCATGATCAAAATAAATATTGTGCTCATTCCTGGAATAAACCATTTTCATATAAAAGAGATAGCAAAGACTGTCCAAGGATTGGGAGCTTCAATAGTTAATATTATTCCTTTGATTCCTCAATATGAGATGGATTGTGTATCTTCACCCGATTGCGGTGAACTCAACAAAGCGCGTATAGATGCTGAAGAATACCTGCCGGTATTCCGGCATTGCCAGCACTGCCGGGCAGATGCCTGCGGCATACCGGGAAAGGGAGATTTATCCGGCCTTCTCTATGAGTACGGAGGACTGGAACAAACTTTTTCACATGGTTAA
- the cysK gene encoding cysteine synthase A — protein sequence MAGIASKLTDLIGNTPLLELTDYNKKQSIKGRLVAKLEYFNPLGSVKDRIAYAMIKDAEDRGIINKDTVIIEPTSGNTGVGLAFVAASKGYRLILTMPETMSIERRNLLKALNAELVLTPGKDGMKGAIRKAEELSSQIPNSFIPQQFNNPVNPKIHRETTAEEIWSDTNGEIAAFIAGVGTGGTLTGVGEALKEKNPNIKIIAVEPFDSAVLSGSAPGSHGIQGIGAGFVPTVLNTEIYDEVYKVRTEEAYETSQALAQIEGILVGISSGAAAFAATQIAKRPEFEGKIIVVLLPDTGERYLSTPLFNSLERKF from the coding sequence ATGGCAGGAATAGCATCCAAATTGACTGATCTGATAGGTAACACGCCATTATTGGAATTAACGGATTATAACAAGAAACAGAGCATAAAGGGACGGCTTGTAGCCAAACTTGAATATTTCAATCCCTTGGGCAGCGTCAAGGACAGGATAGCTTATGCTATGATAAAGGACGCTGAAGATAGAGGAATAATCAACAAAGACACGGTTATCATCGAGCCTACCAGCGGCAACACCGGTGTCGGACTGGCCTTTGTGGCGGCTTCCAAAGGTTATCGATTGATTTTAACCATGCCGGAAACCATGAGTATAGAAAGGCGCAATCTTCTAAAAGCTCTCAATGCTGAATTGGTGCTTACTCCCGGAAAAGACGGGATGAAAGGTGCAATAAGAAAGGCTGAAGAGCTTTCATCTCAAATACCTAATTCTTTTATTCCCCAGCAGTTCAATAATCCGGTCAACCCAAAAATTCACAGGGAAACAACTGCTGAAGAAATATGGAGTGATACAAACGGAGAAATTGCAGCCTTTATAGCAGGTGTAGGCACAGGCGGTACACTTACCGGTGTTGGTGAAGCACTCAAAGAAAAAAATCCCAATATAAAAATTATAGCAGTAGAGCCCTTTGATTCTGCGGTACTTTCAGGTTCAGCTCCCGGTTCCCACGGAATCCAGGGAATAGGCGCAGGTTTTGTTCCAACAGTTTTAAATACTGAAATTTATGATGAAGTATACAAGGTCAGGACAGAGGAAGCATATGAAACTTCCCAGGCTCTGGCGCAAATTGAAGGGATTCTTGTTGGTATCTCTTCTGGTGCCGCTGCTTTTGCAGCTACTCAGATTGCTAAGCGGCCGGAATTTGAAGGCAAAATTATTGTGGTTCTGCTTCCCGATACAGGGGAGAGATATTTATCTACGCCATTATTCAATAGTTTGGAAAGAAAATTCTAG
- a CDS encoding helix-turn-helix domain-containing protein: protein MYMSTIGERVKEIRTDYNLTLDKFGKETGLKKSGLSLVEKNERSLTEPVLKNIVERFCVNEQWLKDGIGEKYSIEKKNKKNILQNELIMSTFQLKKDITELFNKMKGFDDDEVQRIQDSLEMLARIFSCPVDKNLRSGFLTCMFDLLLNLKQFVDLLLSYGIDTGTFQEAITKYINAFNNSLVKFAELFIHDFQSYDFKTPLTYSDMHNNKRIVEGDELEFLTLYNSMPEAEKDNLRAYLRIRDDINSIAFERQSDPLETVTAPEHYETEPE from the coding sequence ATGTATATGAGCACCATTGGAGAAAGAGTTAAAGAAATAAGGACTGATTACAATTTGACTTTAGACAAGTTCGGTAAGGAAACTGGTTTAAAAAAATCAGGCCTTTCACTTGTTGAAAAAAATGAAAGGTCATTAACGGAGCCTGTACTAAAAAATATAGTAGAAAGGTTCTGCGTTAATGAACAATGGCTTAAAGACGGTATTGGTGAGAAATATAGCATTGAAAAGAAAAATAAAAAAAATATTTTGCAAAATGAGCTAATTATGTCAACATTTCAATTGAAAAAAGACATTACAGAGCTTTTTAACAAAATGAAGGGGTTTGACGACGATGAAGTTCAAAGAATCCAGGATTCCCTGGAAATGCTCGCCCGGATATTCAGCTGCCCTGTAGATAAAAATTTACGTTCGGGTTTTTTAACCTGCATGTTTGATTTGCTACTTAATCTTAAACAGTTTGTGGATTTGCTGTTATCCTATGGCATAGATACCGGCACTTTTCAGGAAGCAATTACAAAATATATCAATGCTTTTAATAATTCATTAGTTAAATTTGCTGAATTATTTATACATGATTTTCAATCATATGATTTTAAGACACCACTAACATATAGTGACATGCATAACAATAAGAGAATAGTTGAAGGAGATGAACTGGAATTTTTAACGTTATATAATTCAATGCCTGAAGCTGAAAAAGACAATCTAAGAGCCTATTTAAGGATACGCGATGATATAAATTCAATTGCTTTCGAAAGACAATCAGACCCTTTAGAAACTGTTACGGCTCCAGAACACTACGAAACAGAACCAGAATAA
- a CDS encoding helix-turn-helix domain-containing protein, with product MGDIKKIVGNRIRDLRNGRGWSQEELADRATVSRSFMGEIERGQASATIESLEKVTIALEITLEDLFRDLRPSTDSKLSVLMNKMNCLSAESLKEFISFAETLYDWKCKKDQA from the coding sequence ATGGGAGACATTAAGAAAATTGTTGGCAACAGGATTAGAGATTTACGGAATGGACGCGGCTGGAGCCAGGAAGAATTAGCCGATAGGGCTACAGTGAGCCGATCTTTTATGGGGGAAATTGAACGTGGTCAAGCAAGTGCAACAATTGAAAGCTTGGAAAAAGTCACAATTGCACTTGAAATTACATTGGAAGATTTATTCAGAGACTTGCGGCCTTCAACTGACAGTAAGTTGTCTGTTTTAATGAATAAGATGAACTGTTTAAGTGCAGAGAGTTTAAAGGAATTTATTAGCTTTGCAGAAACCTTATACGATTGGAAATGCAAAAAAGATCAAGCCTGA
- a CDS encoding Spo0E family sporulation regulatory protein-aspartic acid phosphatase, translating to MITITEKADTLKRQLNSLINDKNLTNPLILEISRELDKIIVEIYNSNNQEGEILRRD from the coding sequence ATGATTACTATTACCGAGAAAGCAGATACACTAAAGCGTCAATTAAATTCTCTCATAAACGACAAAAATTTAACTAATCCCTTGATACTAGAAATAAGCCGGGAATTAGACAAAATTATAGTAGAGATTTACAATTCCAATAATCAGGAAGGTGAAATTCTTCGACGTGACTAA
- a CDS encoding CBO0543 family protein: protein MTNIQFIGIYKDISKESFVLALSWIITSGLLLFFVSKTKIRHAWLIFLFKQFITWIFGLLVVEFGLIEYPVRIFEHASKTSFSFEYFVYPAICVIFNLHYPEKKNWRRQLMHYSYYCTAITVIEVLIEKNTDLIAYIHWSWSLTWITLFITFFASQEFYIWFFKPKN from the coding sequence GTGACTAACATACAATTCATAGGGATTTATAAAGATATAAGCAAAGAGTCTTTTGTATTAGCATTATCATGGATTATAACTTCAGGACTTCTATTATTCTTTGTTTCTAAAACCAAAATCCGGCATGCCTGGTTAATTTTTTTATTTAAACAATTTATAACATGGATATTTGGATTACTGGTTGTAGAATTTGGTTTGATAGAATATCCTGTCCGGATTTTCGAACACGCAAGCAAAACAAGTTTTTCGTTCGAATACTTCGTATATCCTGCAATCTGCGTTATATTCAATCTTCATTATCCTGAAAAGAAGAATTGGCGGAGACAATTAATGCATTATTCCTATTATTGTACGGCAATAACAGTAATTGAGGTGCTTATTGAAAAAAATACAGACCTTATTGCCTATATACATTGGTCGTGGTCTTTAACATGGATAACCCTATTCATAACATTTTTTGCCTCGCAAGAATTTTATATTTGGTTTTTTAAACCTAAAAATTAA
- a CDS encoding xanthine dehydrogenase family protein molybdopterin-binding subunit, which yields MKAVGKGYTKIDGMALATGKPVYTEDMAPKDALVIKILRSPHAYAKIISIDTKAAEAIEGVECILTYKDVPNVRFTLAGQTYPELSPYDRLILDSVVRYVGDEVAIVAAADERTALKALRLIKVKYEVLKPVLNFEESMDNEAIVHTEDDVHCNFEIGMEKERNIVCSTNATFGNVEEELKKCDIVIENTYYTQAQAHAMMETYRAYSCYDYAGRMVIVSSTQIPFHVKRHVSRALGIPASKIRVIKPRIGGGFGGKQTASVEIFPSLVTMKTGKPAIIIYDRKETFSATTSRHAMRLKVRLGAMKDGTIKVIDIEGLSDQGAYGEHAPTTFSVSGEKTLPLYNKTAAARFSGYVVYTNKMPAGALRGYGATQGAFALESAINELSAKLNMDPTEIRLKNIMKAGEKNIAYDEILLSSSLDKCIEEGKKMIGWNEKFPSREVSPNVVRAVGMAVTMQGSGIANVDTATVEIRLNDDGNYTLFTGATDMGTGSDTILSQMAAEILDTSMENITVHSADTDISPFDPGSYASSTTYVTGMAAVRASEDLVSKIKEAGAKLLGVTVGEVDFENDAVRVIGKEEFITIKSIAERVIVGPDSKQLMGSGTYGSPISPPPFVAGFAEVEVDKETGKVDLIDYAAVIDCGTVINPKLARIQAEGGLVQGIGMAMYEDVKYNFKGKMDTDSFMQYKIPNRKDINSVRVAFEESYEPTGPFGAKSIGEVVINTPPPAIAAAVYNAVGVNIRSLPITPEKVFTGMADSLTKIK from the coding sequence ATGAAGGCAGTAGGTAAAGGCTATACAAAAATAGACGGTATGGCCCTTGCAACAGGAAAGCCCGTATATACTGAGGATATGGCACCGAAGGATGCGCTGGTTATAAAGATATTAAGAAGCCCCCATGCTTATGCAAAAATAATATCCATTGATACTAAAGCCGCCGAAGCAATTGAAGGTGTAGAATGCATACTGACATACAAAGATGTGCCCAATGTAAGGTTTACCCTGGCAGGACAAACTTATCCCGAGCTATCTCCCTATGACAGGCTCATACTGGATTCAGTTGTAAGGTATGTTGGGGATGAGGTTGCCATTGTGGCAGCCGCAGATGAGAGAACAGCCCTAAAGGCTTTAAGGCTTATTAAGGTTAAATACGAGGTGTTAAAACCCGTCCTTAACTTTGAGGAATCCATGGATAATGAGGCAATAGTCCATACCGAGGATGATGTACATTGCAATTTTGAAATCGGTATGGAGAAGGAAAGGAACATAGTGTGTTCCACAAATGCAACATTTGGCAATGTGGAAGAGGAACTGAAAAAATGTGATATAGTAATAGAAAATACCTATTATACACAAGCTCAGGCCCACGCCATGATGGAAACCTACAGGGCTTACAGCTGCTATGATTATGCAGGAAGGATGGTCATAGTGTCATCAACCCAAATACCCTTCCATGTAAAAAGGCATGTTTCAAGAGCTTTGGGTATTCCTGCCAGCAAAATAAGGGTTATAAAACCGAGGATAGGCGGAGGTTTTGGAGGAAAGCAAACGGCTTCGGTTGAAATTTTTCCAAGCCTTGTTACCATGAAGACAGGAAAGCCGGCTATTATAATATACGACAGAAAAGAGACTTTTTCTGCCACAACCAGCAGACATGCCATGAGGCTCAAAGTCAGGCTTGGAGCCATGAAGGACGGTACCATAAAGGTAATAGATATTGAAGGATTGTCAGACCAGGGTGCTTACGGAGAGCATGCTCCCACCACTTTTTCTGTTTCGGGAGAAAAGACTCTTCCTTTATATAATAAAACCGCTGCCGCAAGATTTTCAGGTTATGTGGTTTATACCAATAAAATGCCGGCAGGAGCATTAAGGGGATATGGCGCAACCCAGGGAGCTTTTGCATTGGAGAGCGCTATAAACGAGCTCTCAGCAAAGCTTAATATGGACCCAACTGAAATAAGGCTTAAGAATATTATGAAGGCGGGAGAAAAAAATATAGCCTACGATGAAATCTTATTAAGCTCCTCACTGGATAAATGCATTGAGGAAGGTAAGAAAATGATAGGCTGGAATGAGAAATTTCCATCCCGGGAAGTATCACCAAACGTTGTGCGGGCAGTTGGCATGGCTGTCACCATGCAGGGCTCGGGTATAGCCAATGTGGATACGGCAACCGTTGAAATAAGACTTAACGATGACGGGAATTATACCCTTTTTACAGGGGCAACAGATATGGGTACGGGCAGTGACACCATCCTTTCACAGATGGCAGCGGAAATATTGGATACCTCAATGGAAAATATAACAGTACATTCTGCCGATACCGACATATCTCCTTTTGATCCGGGATCCTACGCATCCAGCACAACTTATGTTACAGGAATGGCTGCTGTAAGAGCCTCAGAAGATCTTGTTTCAAAGATAAAGGAAGCCGGGGCAAAATTGTTAGGTGTGACTGTTGGCGAGGTGGATTTTGAGAATGATGCTGTAAGGGTAATTGGTAAGGAAGAATTTATAACTATTAAAAGCATTGCAGAAAGAGTCATAGTCGGACCGGATTCAAAGCAGTTAATGGGCAGCGGCACTTACGGCAGTCCCATTTCTCCTCCCCCATTTGTTGCAGGCTTTGCCGAAGTTGAAGTGGACAAGGAAACGGGCAAAGTGGATTTGATTGATTATGCGGCAGTAATTGACTGCGGAACGGTAATTAATCCAAAGCTTGCAAGAATACAGGCTGAAGGAGGCCTGGTTCAGGGAATAGGCATGGCCATGTACGAAGATGTCAAATATAATTTCAAAGGCAAAATGGACACGGATTCCTTCATGCAGTATAAAATTCCTAACAGGAAGGATATAAACAGTGTTAGGGTGGCTTTTGAGGAAAGCTATGAGCCCACCGGGCCCTTTGGCGCTAAATCCATAGGTGAAGTTGTAATTAATACACCGCCGCCTGCCATAGCAGCGGCAGTTTATAATGCTGTGGGCGTTAATATAAGAAGCCTTCCCATTACTCCCGAAAAGGTATTTACAGGAATGGCAGATAGTCTTACTAAGATCAAATAG
- a CDS encoding (2Fe-2S)-binding protein — translation MQIELNINGKKHSLDIKADEFLLDTLRKLGYLSVKRGCNTSCCGLCTVWINGKPALSCSLLTFRADKKDIVTIEGLQKEAAEFAEIFTNEGAEQCGFCSPGFVMTVIAMKKELENPTDDEIKHYLSGNLCRCTGYMGQLRAVKKYLEVGQNEGSR, via the coding sequence ATGCAGATAGAGCTTAACATAAACGGCAAAAAGCATAGCCTTGATATAAAAGCCGACGAATTTTTATTGGACACATTAAGAAAGCTTGGATACTTAAGCGTTAAAAGAGGCTGTAATACTTCCTGCTGCGGATTGTGTACTGTGTGGATAAATGGGAAGCCAGCATTGTCATGTTCATTGTTAACTTTCAGGGCAGATAAAAAGGATATAGTGACTATTGAGGGCCTTCAAAAGGAAGCAGCGGAGTTTGCTGAAATTTTTACCAATGAAGGTGCTGAACAGTGCGGATTCTGCAGCCCCGGCTTTGTCATGACCGTCATAGCTATGAAAAAGGAGCTTGAAAATCCCACTGATGATGAGATAAAGCATTATTTATCCGGAAACTTATGCAGATGCACAGGATATATGGGTCAGCTAAGAGCGGTAAAAAAGTACCTGGAGGTGGGGCAAAATGAAGGCAGTAGGTAA
- a CDS encoding FAD binding domain-containing protein, translated as MFTINNVVQPETLKEAYEILVSKKNNTMLGGCAFLKLSNKRIETGVDLSSLDLSYIKEDENFIEIGASTTLREIETSSLLNSYFNGILRESVKNIIGIQLRNIATAGATVFSKYGFSDFNTALLSLDAEVELYKGGRMLFEEFLSKSYEKDILSKIYIKKKGRIAVYTSFRNSSSDYPILNAAVSCLDDNWRIVLGARPQGAKIADKASALLLNKELDEKLIDEAAGIASEELTYGSNMRATEEYRRALSKVLVKRTVKEVLQCR; from the coding sequence GTGTTTACAATTAATAATGTAGTCCAGCCTGAAACCCTTAAGGAAGCCTATGAAATACTTGTATCTAAAAAAAATAATACAATGCTGGGCGGATGCGCATTTCTTAAATTAAGTAATAAGAGAATTGAAACGGGCGTGGATCTTTCAAGTCTTGATTTAAGCTATATAAAGGAAGATGAAAACTTTATTGAGATAGGAGCATCGACAACCTTAAGAGAAATTGAGACAAGCTCCCTTTTAAATAGCTATTTCAACGGGATTTTAAGGGAGTCGGTAAAAAATATAATAGGAATACAATTAAGAAATATAGCAACTGCAGGAGCTACAGTGTTTTCAAAATACGGTTTTTCGGATTTTAATACAGCCCTTTTATCCTTGGATGCGGAAGTTGAATTATATAAGGGAGGAAGGATGCTTTTTGAGGAATTTCTTTCAAAGTCCTATGAGAAGGATATACTATCTAAAATATACATTAAAAAGAAGGGAAGAATAGCGGTATATACAAGCTTTAGAAACTCTTCAAGCGATTACCCTATATTAAACGCAGCGGTATCCTGCTTGGATGACAATTGGAGAATTGTATTAGGCGCCAGACCCCAAGGTGCAAAGATTGCAGATAAGGCTTCAGCTCTTTTATTAAATAAAGAATTAGATGAAAAGCTCATTGATGAAGCAGCGGGAATTGCATCGGAGGAACTGACATATGGAAGCAATATGAGAGCAACTGAAGAATACAGAAGGGCTTTAAGCAAGGTGCTTGTAAAAAGGACAGTTAAGGAGGTACTTCAATGCAGATAG